The nucleotide sequence CAGATTGCCAGTCCAGCtagctctgactggcagccagagctctccagggtttctcagCTATAGAACCTAACagcagccctcctggatcaggccagtggccaaccACGGTGGAAAACTcccaagtaggacctgagcacaacattcTGTTACTACCTTTTATATATGTTTGTGGGTAGGGGagggtttttgtttggtttgttcttgttctcgttaggcattttgtgtttttatgtttttttgtgCTGTGAACCACAGATCTTTGGATAatgggtatacaaatttaataaataacaacaacaataacatgaaGCGCACTTTCCCCTCCCAtggttcccagaaactggtatttggaagcattcctgcctccaactgCGGTGGCCTGCGTAGCCCTATCCTCTTCCGTGGATTTGTCTAACATGCTCTCCCtggcaccttttgcatgcaaagctgtgCCCTGAGCTGCAGCTTTTCCTTTCGCCTTGAGTGTTTGAGAGAGATGATACACCCattctgcttgctgctgctgctgctgatcagcgATGGCTCCCTCGCACCTGAGCGAACCTGACTAAATCAGCTCCATGTGAAGGCGAAGCAAATAACCACCGCGTCGCAATCAGGAAGCACGCGCTCCAGATGCGGCCAATCGCAGGGTTTCTCCGAGCTTTGCGGCAGAAGTGTGCACGCGCAGCTGTCGTCATctgagggggtggggaacatAAGGCTCTGGTAGAGATAGGAAAATAATAGAATGCATGAGATTATTAACGTCTTGGTAgtagcttttatatatataaaagatggCAGGCAAATACAggcgtgtgtatgtatgtgtgcgtgcgtgtgtgtgtgtgtgtatatatatatatatatacacacacacacacacacatatatatatatacacacacacacacacacacacacacacacacacacacctctatttGCCTGCCATCttttatataatatatacacACCTCTATTTGCCTGCCATCTTTTGAATAGAGGGTGGGGGCTCGCTCGCCGTCCGACCACAGCTAAGCTAAAATCCTTACACTGCATTGTTCGCGCTTGTTTCTGAGGCAGGCATGGCGGgggagcaaataaataaataaaatggtgcTGAGTTGACCCGGAATCTGAAGTGCCGCATGTATGTCTACAGTAAGTCTATACTTGTCGCTTGTGCGTGAGCGCGCGCCTGCGTCAATTGCTGCGGGCGGGGCATAAAATCTCGCGAGAAGAGGCTGGAGTTGGCTTTGAAAAAATGGCGGACGAGGTGGACCAGGTGGGTGATGCTGCTGCCGGGGGAGGGTGGCCTTTGAGGGGTCGGCGGGACCCCGTGAGGTGTCGCCGTTGTGCTCTGAGGTGGTGGGTCTCTGGCCTGGCTTAGCCTGCCGAGGTGGGTCGCTAGTTGGACGCAGGTTTCTGCTCCCAGTAGCGAGGGCGACGTCCGGACTGTGCGTTTcatcttctctttttttgttatttCGCTTATTTCTGAGAGCGTAATAACGGTAAAGTTGACCTTTGCCCTCCTGTCCCTCCTGGGAAACCCAGgagggggcggggtataaattattactattactactattattattattatttctctctacTGCTGTGCCCGCCCCCTTACCACATAGTTGAACAAAAGTGAGAAACAACAAGAAGTCCCCAAAATATTACTTGTTTTTGTGGTTCTCTCCTGGTAGCTACAAAGTTGTGGTCTAAAGGGTCTCTGCTTTATTCTTCCTTCATTTCCCCTTCATGCTGTTTTCATTGGCACTGTCATGCATAGTTAAACTTTGCTGCTATCTTTGgattatgtttttttttaaatgaaaaacacacccacaaaacaaaactttattaTCAGATGTCAAGACACCAAGTGAGGACATTATGCACATTATTCTTGCTACCTAGTCCCAGAAAAGTGACTACGAACAATCTGTTATTGATTCCTTGTTATTGGAACAGTTTAAACTGGTGAGCCCGGGATATTAGAAAGGGTATCATAACTAGTTGACTGTTTCCTGATATCTCACAGATAGCCTTAAATTCTCCTAACTCTGCAGCAACTACTGTATAGCCTGAATAGCCTAGGAGGGATTTGCAATTCATTTGTCAGTCATTTTGAGGAGGTGCAAACAGGTAGCTTTTAATTCTCTCTGCTCTTATACTTGAGTTTAGACATTTCAGTAAGGTTGAATAATTGAAAAATAAACAATACGGAGCAAATATCTAATACTAATCTCAGTGGAGTTTTTCCTTGGAATAAATTGTATTCAACGTTTTAtcaactgtattaaaaaaaacacaaacacttTTCTCTTATAGCAACAAACCACAAATACTGTAGAAGAGCCCTTGGATCTCATCAGACTCAGTCTTGATGAACGAATTTatgtaaaaatgagaaatgacCGAGAACTTCGAGGCAGATTACATGTAAGTAAAGCTATATAGAAATGAGGGGTGCTTGTTAACAGAACCATGAAAATGTGTTTTGGGAGATGTTAAGTTAGATACCTCAAAAACAAGTTAAAGTTCTCATAGAGTGAAAGCAGCCTTGGCTTTTGAAATACTTCTTGGGCAGCAACAGGAAACCCTGagttctccagatattgctgcacTCTCAATTTTAACATGCACGTGCATGAAAGAAATCTGATTTTGATCTTGGCCAAAGAACAAACATTTCAGTTGCTGTGGTCTCAAATAACTCTTGGCTCCAAAATGTGTATTTGAAGCTAGGACACTAATGATGCATTTTCCAGCAGTTCTCTGTGAAGAGCAAGCATGACTGCCAGTGTTAGATTTTATGAGTGTTGTTGGGAATCTAGTTGATAATGGTATTCATTGAGCAAATTGTTGTGATTTACATCTAGTATATTTAGTTTAATGGTATTTTGTGCTGTCTTTTTCTCTACTCATTTTTGCCAACTTTTCTTGAGAATCTTTGGTATAGCAATCAAGTATTGTTTTATtagtgacgcgggtggcactgtagataaaacctcagcgcctagggcttgccgatcgcatggtcggcggtttgaatccccgttgtggggtgagctcccgtctttcggtcccagctcctgcccacctagcagtttgaaagcacccttaagtgcaagtagataaataggtaccgctttatagcgggaaggaaaacggcgtttccgtgtgctgcgctggtgctggctcgccagagcagcttcgtcacgctggccacgtgactcggaagtgtctccggacagtgctggcccccggcctcttaagtgagatgggcgcacaaccctagagtcggacacgactggcccatacaggcaggggtacctttacctttacctattgttttATTACATACTTTATAGCCTACTTTTCTTGCTTCTTGCTTTCCCTTGTCTGTGGTCAGTGTTTATTTGAAGAGGCTACTGACTTAAATGGTATATTTATGAAACAATGTATAAGTAAATATAAGAATGGAGCAGTGCTGTTACAGTTGTATGAATAAATTCTTATAGTTTGGAAAGGATCTCATGATGAAGATGTTTGATCAAGCAATTCCATATTTGTTCAAATTGAAGCATATAGAAACAAATGCCTGTATCCAACAAAGTTACACTCAGAGtaaatgcattgaaattaatggattaaaATTAGTAACGTTCATTAATTTCTGAGTAGGTTTAACATTAGATATAATCCAAAATACTTGTAGCAGAAGTTACAGTGTTTAAGAAATATACTGCCACTAGCACAATAATTAAACTTATCTAAACTACTATCATTTCCACAGGCTTATGACCAGCACTTAAATATGATTTTGGGTGATGTTGAGGAGACTGTGACAACGATAGAAATTGATGAAGAAACCTATGAAGAGATTTATAAAGTAAGAACTTGTTAATACTTAAAGCTCCAAATGCTCTTTCAGATGTGCAGTGTTGTCTAGatgaatttaaatattttttgcttACGAGATCAGTATACCAACTTGACTTATAACATTAAGTAAATTTTAACCAGAGTAAAATCTAAAGCATTTAGTAACCATAGTGATTACTTCATTGTAAAAGTAGGACACTTAAATATAGATTTATTTCCCCAAAATGTGATTCTTGTACCATATGAATTTATAAtaattatggtaatctttgcaaCTATTTTTACATTCTCACTGGATGTAGCCTGTACTGCTTTTTTTCATCCACAGTCTACCAAAAGGAATATTCCGATGCTGTTTGTCCGAGGAGATGGAGTTGTACTTGTAGCTCCTCCACTGAGGGTTGGCTGAAACCATGAAAAAAATGGTCATCGTTTAGAAAATGTTGGACCTCTGGACACTGTCTTCTGATACCCTTAAACATTAAGATTCTGCCCTTAATTCTGAAAGACCATCCAAACCTGATTGTTGTGAAGGCGTAAGATCATTTGGCATATAAGTTGATATAagggtttttttctgaaataacTTAAGTGCAGGTGTCGTTATGTTTCAAATCAGTGGATATAACAATTTTAGTTGCGCTTGTGGCCGCTGATCTTTTTTAAGGAATAAatctgtttgggtttttttgtatgtatgtgtttataagCACTTTTCCCATTTAACATGTGTCTCATTATTGCTGCATTATTTGCTTGGTTACCATTGACAGTATCTGGTACAAATGAGACAGGATTGCACTAAGTATTTTCTGTTTACACCATGCTATTCCAATGACTTGAGTCGCCTACATGCATGAAGTGTGTATGCTTCAATAATGGTAACCTTTTGAGGAAGAGTTCTAAGTTGCTGATTATAAACCTATGCAAATCTTAGTGGGGAAGTGGACCCCAGAGTCAAAGAAACTGTCATTGTCTCATCACCCACAGTTACATTAGCACTGTGTCCACATTTGGTCATTCATCTGTATACGAGTCCCTGTTTCCACATGTGCTTTGTGCACCTTCATCCACACATTAACACTTTCAATTTTATACTTCCAGAATCTTTCTCAATGTATCCCATCCACACTACTGGGGTGTGCTTGATGGGATATTTGTGCTAAGACTTCCTCCTTCACCATAAGTGCTGGAATCCTGAAGTCTGTTATGAGTTTGCACACAGGTATTTGTTTAGCTGTGTGTGttcctttgttttatttcttttttaaatacaagTTTTCTAATATACCAGACTTTCAcaaaaagggtgggtgggtggagtgtGTTGCTCAAAACCAGGGGGCCTAAAGTCCGGTGTGGGTATGTGTGTAGGTATCAGTTGATTTCTCTGAATGcaccttttaaaaagttttctaaTACCATATTTGCACAAAAAGATGATGGCCTCACTTCAGGCAAATATTTGGAGTTGCTAGCATGAAATGCTGCCActtctttcttccccttttcaTTTCCTATCTTCTATAGTTGCAAAGGAGTTTTAATTTTTCATACAGCTGGTCTCATGCAAGAGCAGTTCTGTGCAAAAGAACTATTTATAAAATCCCAATGCTGTGAATGTGCCTTCAGCAACAGCTGGTGGAAAAGGGCAGGCGCCATCCTTTCCCTTGGGGTGAAGGAAGTGGGTGGTATGGGAAAAGATGACACTAGAGAAATGTCACCACACATGTAAAACCCACACTCAGTGCATCCACAGTCAGAaaacatgtaattttattttgaattattaaaacaaatttagtgtgtatgtgtgtgtgcgtgtttgcaGGCTGCCAAGAGGGTGTTATGtgactaaaaaaggtaaaggtaaaggacccctgacagttaagtccagccacagatgtctctggggttgtggcgctcatcttgctttacaagctgagggagccggcatttgtccgcagacagttttgctgggtcatgtggccagcatgattaagccacttctggcgcaacagaacaccaaaaccagagcagtacacggaaacaccgtttaccttcctgccggagtggtacctatttatctacttgcactttttggcgtgcttttgaactgctaggttggcaggagctgggaccgaggaacgggagctcaccctgtggattcgaaccactgaccttctgattggcaagcccaagaggcttcatggtttggaccacagctccacctgcattCCACCCACTCCAGTGCGGAAGAGCCCTAGCTTGGTGAAAGTATGGGaaagcagttgaaacaaagcaagTATGTTAGAAGCTTTCATATATGTAATGAAATGGCTTGACTTGATACAGCAGTTGCTAATTGGCGCTATGATCGCTTAACTTTTTAATATTGGCTTGTTAAGTGTATCCTTTTTGGCATCTGGCAATATGTGCTTTCGTTTCCCACAAATTCTAGCACCATGAAAAGTCACTTTCATTCTTTGCCTATGACATTGTATGGCTTCTGCCTTTGCAGCTCAGCTTGAACCTTCACTGAACACTAGATGGTGCTGCCTGCATTAAGATCTCACTTAATCAGTAATGTGACTTCCTTGATAGTTATCGGTAATGCAACACAATGTACTATGAGACCCAAGTATTTTCATCAAATTAAGTCATTTTGTTTCTAATGAAAGGTTCATAATGTGCAGTCCTAAGAGGGTAGCTGCAACATGCTGAATAGTAATGCTTAAAGAACCAAATGTTTCTCAATACCAGTGGCTTTGTTAAGAAAAAAATACTGGTTAAGTACCATTATACTTTATCAGCTTTATTAAATGTTACGTTGCCTGGGATAGTATTACTCTTCATGTCCCCAGTTGCATactgattccttgggggaagtgggggtaggaggaagaagaaactaaAAGGCATGTGGGGGATCCGTTTCCCAATGAATTTCATCGCTCTCAAATATTTGGAGGTTTTTGTTAATGCTGCATAACTACAAGGATTGGCCTTCCAATTCATCACAGTGCTTGTACAGTAAGGCAGCACCAGCAGTCCAGTACTTTGAGTGGGGTTGAAATGGATCTTCAGGGTACATCCTTTGTTCTGTGGCTGATGAAATGAAAAGGGTAACATTGCCTTAGTTATCAGCCTTGGAAATAAGTGCTACTTGGAGTAacacccccccctaaaaaaaagacCTGTTGGACCCAAATTACTTGAAATGTCTATCCAAAAGATCATGACTTCACTCTGACATTCTCAAATTGAACTCAGTTTCATAATATAGCTCTACCTTTTCATGAGGGGTTACTAACTTGATTTTTGTCCAGGGCTGCATACTTCTAGGGCAGTGATGGAACACCTGTGGTCCACCAAGGGCTCAAACGTAAGATTTGGCAGTGTATATTGTGTAACCACAAAGGTGCAATTGCATCTAATCTGCAGAGATGCTTGAAGTAACTAATCTGATTGAGTAACATGACAGATTTGTATTAAACAACTTCTGAAGGATGTGTGTTGAACATGTAAGGTGCAGCCGGACACAATTTTCATGCATATGGAAAAGAGGAGGTTCTCGAGTCTAAATTACCACACTGGAGCTGCTTCACTTGCACACAGGAATCGACAAGGCATGGAAGCTCTTAACGGTGGTTTGGGCCCTCTATTAAGTGAATATACTGCAACAGCAAATTTTCTCAACAGCTGTGCTACCAAAGAGCCAGCTTAGCTCAAAACTCTGGAAAACTTCCAAACAGCTGTTTCATATAATAAAAGATGTACACTTCATCTACTATGTCAGCTATTCTTAGTGAAGATAATATGGCCAAATTTCATGTGTGGAAAAACCCAGTTAGTTGCCGCTTTGATTCAGAGTAGTCCCACTAGAGTCAGTGTGGTGAAATATTTAGTATGTTGGATttgtacttggggggggggggggagaacttgaGTTTTGATTCCCGTTTGGCTCATTCAGTCATCTTGGATTAGACCAACAGAGTGACTAACCCGCCCCATTGAGAGACTGTGATGCCGTCAAATAATCGTGAGTAATAAGTTGGCATTAACACACAAATGGCTGGTGATCCAGGCCATGAATGTTAGGGGCAGGGGCCATTGTTTAGTGGTAGATGGTCTCTGACATCTCTATAAGCACCCAAGAGcaagctggggaaggctgttccTGAGCCCATTGGAGCAATGGCTTCTCAAAAAGGTGAATACTATCCACCCTTCTTCTTTACTATTTAGGCTTCTcatgaaagtatcttagttttccCGAGAAAACCAAAACCTGGAAACTATAGTAAACAGCAAACTAATTTTTGCATGCTTTTTTGAGAGTAAAATTCAAGAGCTTGATATTTAAAAAACACGCACAAATGCAGCTGTACATCCATGCTTCAATTtgcataataaatcattattgcATTAACACACTAATATCTGCATGTGCATCCTAATTTCCTCCAAAGCCCTGATGTAGCAAGTGCTACTCTGAGCATAGATCCCCACTTAGATTAGATGGAGGCCGTCTTTGGATATTCCAAAGTGTTGGTTAGAGAGACCCTTGGGATGGCATGTTTTCAAAAATCAATTAACCCTCAGAAACCTCATTTAGATAACGAAGCAGATGCTATTAATCCCATGGTTATGCCTATGTACTCTGGCATTAGATGAATTAGATATGCAGGTGAAAGCCAAAAGAATACTGCAGCAGTTTGCTCATGGGCAAATCTAATCTTGTTCTGATTTTCTGTTTGTCTCAGCCTTGACCTGCGCTCTTCTATAAGGGATGCTTTGAGTTTTGTGGGTACCGTAGCTTGCTTCCAGCAGTGCTTGGTTTTGGCTACTGTGTGGACAACCAGCAAAATGATCATTTAGAACATTTTGTAATggattatataattatataaatcCTTCACATAGAGCATCTCAGTAATCCTTCCAACAAGCTTGTAAGGTATTTTTTATCCCTGTACTTACAATAGATGGGCTGAAGCATTGGCAGAGATGCCTAGTTTGTCTAGGGCAGAGTGGGACTTGCACTGGGCCCTTCCCAGATGACATTCTTAGCCAATATTCTGTGGCACCAACACTAAGAGCCGACATGTACTTGAAGGCCGGGATGCAAAACCGATAGCCTACGCAGTGGCGGACCTTGAGGTCTCAAATTTTAGCAGCACTCAAATTCAGTGTcccctgcctctcgccttccatccTACATCATAGTTGTAGAGGCCCCTTCAGCGCCATCTCAGCTTGGCATCCAGTGCAACCGGACCAGTCATGCTCCCTTAAATCGGTCTCTGACCTAAGGGGTACATGTGGCTGTTGGGCTAATTTCAAGTAGGTGGTGaggatggggaaggggggaggtatCGTGGACCCCAAAAATCATCAAAGAAAATGCAGACAGAAAAAAACCTCTGCTTTAGATTATTCAGTTCCCTGTGGTTCATCTTTTGTTTCTGATAATATAAAGGTTAGAGACTTAAAAATATGAGGATCCTGGTTATGCCTGTTTTTGTTACTAAGCAGAGGCCCCCAAATTATTATCTGCAAATCACTGATGGTTTGTACAGCTAATAGTTTAGTATTGGGTGCTATTTTCAACCAGATTGTCTCCTCACAAGAATACCTCCCCACCACTGCAGCTTTCCTCCTGAAACCTGGCAGGATTCAGACCCGAAGGAAGGGTGCcattgcctgcaaatttcagccAATTCTATCAAAATTAAAGATTTAGCTgtctccttaaaaacaaaaaagatttaCCATGCATAGTACAAAAGTTTCTGAACCTATTTGTCTGCGGTTTGGCAGGCCTTAACCACTACAGAAGGGATaatatgcctgcaaatttcatccacctGAAAAGGAAACAAGGTGATAGCTGTTTTTAACGTTCCCAGTAGGTTGTAAATTTCCCATGGATTGTGAAGAAGACTTGGGCAGCCCCTGAGCTGAACAGGGCTGGGCAGCCCATAAAGCGCTTCAGACTGAGGTGGGCTGTTTTCCTATTTGCTTTGAACTGAATTTTGTGGTTGGCGCACACCCGTGGCCTGCAGTGCTTCCTGCTGGTAATGCTTCACTGCGGTGCAGCACTGTGTTCACCAGATGGCAATGTTGCACAAAGCTTGCAAGCAGCAGGCCGCTCTCCTAGCGTGAAACGCAGCCTGCCTGTTCTACACTTCAGCGGAGCCGGAGGAGTTGAAATGCATGACGAGGCTCAGGCGAGGTCTTGTGGGCTGCAACTGCTGTCTAATCTTCAAGCATAGCTTTGGAATTGGCTTTGGATCATGTGGGGTGTGAGTGAAAGCTCTGATGCGCGGAACGCAAAGGGGCTCGTGTTCTCAACCGCATTGTGAAATCCTCTGTGGCAACTTGTGGCGCACTTTAGTGGAGCGGCACTGGGTAATGCCCACGCATAAACACTGCAGAAAGCTGCTGCTAGGAGCCTTGAGGACAGAAATCTGTGATCAGCCCATCCAACCTGGTCTGAAGGGAAAACGGCTGGTAGGAGAGGAAGATGTAAACATATATGTGAACCCACGCTTAGCTTCAATAGCAGAGAGCCCCAATTAAGCTTAATTCAACTGTCtgaagagtggggtggggtgttctTGTGACAAGTGTGTTGAGCAATGGCAAAAGAGTGCTCAGCACTGAGACAGGCAGGCTGCTCCTTAGCATGGCTGTCAGTGTGCCAGAACCTTGGTCAATAGTGGTTACAACGCATACCGTACATTGAATGTGTATTAGAGATATTTAATCCACATTAgaatccccaaagaatcctgggaactgtagtttgtgaaaggCGCAAGGCTTGTGGCtcagtgaggggtaaactacagtttccaggattctttgcagaaaGCCATGCACATGGTGTGGATCCCGTACGTTTGCCCCATGACATTATGGACATGGAATTGGAATCATATGGGCAAGGGGGAACGGGCTCCTTTCGAATGCCTAGAAAACAAAAGGGGCAGTGTAACGCCTGTTCCTTCAACAGACTGCGGAGAAGATAAGTTTGAGTGTGGAAGCTGGGAAATGGCTGGGGAAGGAAGATAAGGCAGAGTAGGCATTAAGTGGAGAAGGCAGAAAGAATGAAAACTGAGAAGCAGATATACTTCAGAAAGTGGAGGAAGACCGAAGACCAGCAATAGAAATTGTTAGGAGGAACACTATCAAGGAGCACAGGGGCCCTACTACACCTGGGATTAATTTTGTGTTTATACAAGCATGCTTTTTAACCAGGTTGGTTTTAGTTTGGAGGAAAAgcttttcctgtgtgtgtgtgtgtgtgtgagagagagagagagagagagagagagagatcgatcTGGTGCATGCTCCTGattctcagtggcgtagcgtgggttgtcagcacccggggcaaggcaagtaatttgcgccccctaacccgtggatttgcgccccctaaccctaacccccagatgttgcgcccggtgcggccggccccccctgcacccccacgctacgccactgctgattCTGCTTTCTATAGAAAATAGGTGCTTCCTTGCTGCTCCCTGCCCAAAATGCTGTTTACTGTGAGCAGCATTTTCAAGGGCAAATAGCAGCCAGGCAGGGGCAATTCTCAGCAGCAAACCTGTGGCAGTGGGTGGGTTTCCAAGCTTCTCAAGCACTTTTTCTTTAACATTAAATACAACCAGGCTCAGGAACCTTTCTTAAACACAAGAATTATATTGTGTCTGGTTGGCTGTGGGAGAGCCTGTCTGTTTACCCATAACTGAGGACCATAGAAAGCCAGAGCTGTGCACCTAGAAGTCCTGGAAACACAGTGCCAAATCTACAAAACTAGCCACAAGGGCAACCAGTCTACCATACCACCAAGCTCCCACTCTCCTGCAGGCGGGCCAGAGACACCTGTAAAGTTGCAAATAGAGTCCGGATGGAAGGAGGGGCCTTCTTACAGGTGGACTGGGCAGAGATAGCCATGTCATATAGCAAGGTAAGGTAGTGTATTTTGAATGTTGTTATTATTGAGTGGAACCTCTTTCCCTGCCACAGTAACTCATTtgtctttcttcctctcccatcCGCCTGGGTTCCATGCATTACACAGACTCAGAAATGTGTGTGGGAGGCAATCCAGAGAGAGGGAAGAGTCACAAAGCATAGATTTCACAGAatcgtacagttggaagggaaccctagggatcatttagttcaaccccctgcaatgcaggaatatgcacctgtcccttacagggactgaacctgcaaccttggcgatatcagcaccatgctctaacccagtgtttcccaaccttgggcctccagctgtttttggactacaactcccatcatccctagctagcaagaccagtggtcagggatgatgggaattgtagttcaaaaacagctggaggcccaaggttgggaaacactgcaccaACTGAGTGCACCAGTCGAGTGctacacttttaacattttggggagaggagggaggtgctggtactgtgtacccttgagtatcctcagaaaaaagcacttaCTGCAGCAGTGTCCACATTGCCACCACCCTAACCTGCCACCCAGGATCTATGTCCtcttttgctctctcccccccccccccccatctgagccTGCAGAAACATCCAAAGCCTCCTGCTTTTTCAGGGCAGTTATTTTCCAAGGCTTCCCCGGGTCAGGTTTCATCTGGCTCAAGCTCTCTTTCTCCCACAGTTTCCCCCCTTTGTGGCTTTCTTGGCTCTGGGTGGTTCTTCTCTAGAACAACTGACAAATCACTCTGGCAGTGACATCATCACCTCAATGGATTctgtgttgttttctttctttttttaagaatgtaGTTTTCTTTACAAATAAGAGGCTTTGCTAATTAATGGGATTTGGAAGACTGGATTAAGGACAAGAAGTTCTTGGTGCATTCATGCTGCCAGGCCCCATATACGTGGGTAGACTTTTATGGGCAATTGTGTGTGCGCGTATTGATGCCTTTCTTCTTTTCAAGATTTCTATCCGTTTTAGCCCTCTTTACTTTCTCGTTTTAGAACCTCGCATTGCGCACAAACTCCAGGGGAGAGTCATGGCCACACAACCTCGCGTCGTGACTAAACCTCCCGTACATTTGTTAATAGATCTAAACGCATGCCAGTTTTAAGTTGCATCTAAGCAGAGCAA is from Podarcis muralis chromosome 2, rPodMur119.hap1.1, whole genome shotgun sequence and encodes:
- the LSM3 gene encoding U6 snRNA-associated Sm-like protein LSm3 gives rise to the protein MADEVDQQQTTNTVEEPLDLIRLSLDERIYVKMRNDRELRGRLHAYDQHLNMILGDVEETVTTIEIDEETYEEIYKSTKRNIPMLFVRGDGVVLVAPPLRVG